One segment of Leptospirillum ferrooxidans C2-3 DNA contains the following:
- the tssH gene encoding type VI secretion system ATPase TssH produces MIIAELKPLFRRLNTVLTLSLEQGAGLCLSKTHYEITAEHILYSLLSKPGCDMARILEHRNIAPEQVRRELSDAMEDFRSGNGGRPVFSPLLIELIQDAHIISSINRGEPKIRSGALLQAFLNRIGYFSSGRVSRSLEQIPKDALADHFDELTAGSSEQTAAPEGERKEEGAESTAIGRFCEDFTEKARQNKIDPVFGRDQEVRQIIDILSRRRKNNPICVGDPGVGKTAVVESLALRIVTGDVPESLSKVRLLGLDLGALEAGAGVKGEFENRLKGVINEIRSSPTPVILFIDEAHTLIGAGGAQGGGDAANLLKPALARGELRTIAATTWVEYKKYFEKDAALARRFQPVKLEEPSIETTILILRGLKEHYEQVHKVAIRDDALIAAAKFSDRYIIGRKLPDKAVDLLDTSAARTKVSLSGKPERVESLERKIQALEREAKGLRRDEAFGHPVPAGRIGEIEKMLKDLSNSLESEKSLWEKEREAVGSFLAHRNTFAREGSESDASSSGDWKKELRNQENRLREVQGENPMIRFEVDPETVAKVVSDWTGIPLGKLLREQAQTVSRLQENLGKRVMGQDAALSRVSEIIQNAQVGFKSPHQPIGVFLLVGPSGVGKTETALTVADILFGDEKATVTINMSEFQEKHQVSRLIGSPPGYVGFGEGGVLTEAVRQRPYSVVLLDEIEKAHPDIPNLFYQVFDKGVLADGEGKEIDFSNTVIFLTSNLASGQLTAYATDHPEAGYEELVNLIRPELSRHFKPALLARMTIVPYLPLKGESLGRIVRLKTARLSQTFAQNNQAEILFEDSLIAHLSDQCEASEAGARNIDYLLQSRILPEISRKLIGRLADGTLSGKIRVGISPDATMTILWDDEESPVSRKTTKRKG; encoded by the coding sequence ATGATCATTGCAGAGCTGAAACCGCTTTTCAGACGGCTGAACACGGTCCTGACCCTCTCACTCGAGCAGGGCGCGGGACTCTGTCTTTCTAAGACCCACTACGAGATCACCGCGGAGCATATCCTGTACTCCCTCCTCTCGAAACCGGGTTGCGACATGGCGAGGATCCTCGAACACAGGAACATCGCCCCGGAACAGGTCCGCCGGGAGCTGTCAGACGCCATGGAGGATTTTCGCTCCGGAAACGGTGGACGCCCTGTCTTCTCCCCCCTCCTGATCGAACTGATCCAGGATGCCCATATCATCTCTTCCATCAACCGGGGGGAGCCGAAAATACGCTCCGGAGCCCTTCTCCAGGCGTTTCTGAACCGGATCGGCTATTTCTCTTCCGGAAGAGTCTCCCGCTCCCTCGAGCAGATCCCCAAAGATGCCCTTGCCGACCATTTCGATGAGCTCACCGCCGGATCGAGCGAGCAAACGGCCGCTCCGGAAGGAGAGAGGAAAGAGGAAGGCGCCGAATCCACCGCCATCGGACGGTTCTGCGAGGACTTCACCGAAAAGGCCCGCCAGAACAAGATCGATCCGGTCTTCGGACGGGACCAGGAGGTTCGGCAGATCATCGATATCCTCTCCAGGAGAAGAAAGAACAACCCGATCTGCGTGGGCGACCCAGGGGTTGGCAAAACGGCGGTCGTCGAAAGTCTCGCCTTGAGAATCGTCACCGGAGACGTTCCCGAATCCCTTTCGAAGGTTAGACTCCTCGGACTCGACCTCGGCGCTCTCGAAGCCGGAGCCGGCGTCAAGGGAGAGTTCGAGAATCGTCTGAAAGGCGTCATCAATGAAATCCGCTCCTCCCCCACCCCCGTCATCCTGTTTATCGACGAAGCCCACACCCTGATCGGAGCCGGAGGCGCCCAGGGGGGCGGGGATGCCGCCAATCTCCTGAAACCCGCCCTCGCCCGGGGAGAACTTCGGACCATTGCCGCCACAACCTGGGTCGAATACAAGAAGTACTTCGAAAAAGATGCCGCCCTCGCCAGGCGATTCCAGCCGGTCAAGCTTGAAGAACCCTCCATTGAAACGACGATCCTGATCCTCCGGGGGCTCAAGGAACACTACGAACAGGTCCACAAGGTCGCGATCCGGGACGACGCCCTGATTGCCGCCGCCAAGTTTTCCGACCGCTACATCATCGGCAGGAAACTCCCCGACAAGGCGGTGGATCTACTCGATACCAGCGCGGCCCGAACCAAAGTCTCCCTTTCCGGAAAACCCGAACGGGTCGAAAGCCTCGAACGCAAGATCCAGGCCCTCGAACGGGAGGCGAAAGGACTCCGCCGCGATGAGGCCTTCGGCCATCCGGTTCCGGCAGGGCGAATCGGCGAGATCGAAAAAATGCTCAAGGATCTGTCGAACTCCCTGGAATCGGAAAAATCACTTTGGGAGAAAGAAAGGGAGGCGGTTGGAAGTTTTCTGGCCCATCGGAATACGTTTGCCCGGGAAGGCTCGGAGTCCGACGCTTCATCCTCCGGTGACTGGAAAAAAGAGCTCAGGAATCAGGAGAACCGGCTTCGGGAGGTTCAGGGAGAAAATCCGATGATCCGCTTTGAAGTCGATCCTGAAACAGTCGCAAAGGTCGTATCGGACTGGACAGGGATCCCCCTCGGAAAGCTTCTTCGGGAACAGGCCCAGACCGTTTCCCGACTGCAGGAAAACCTCGGCAAACGGGTCATGGGACAGGATGCGGCACTCTCCCGTGTCAGCGAGATCATCCAGAACGCCCAGGTCGGCTTCAAAAGCCCACACCAGCCCATTGGCGTCTTTCTTCTGGTCGGTCCCAGCGGGGTGGGAAAAACAGAAACCGCTCTCACCGTCGCCGACATCCTTTTCGGAGACGAAAAAGCCACGGTAACGATCAACATGAGCGAATTCCAGGAAAAGCATCAGGTCAGCAGGCTGATCGGCTCGCCACCCGGATATGTGGGGTTCGGTGAAGGAGGCGTCCTGACCGAAGCGGTCCGGCAGCGTCCGTACTCCGTGGTGTTGCTCGACGAAATCGAAAAAGCCCATCCCGACATTCCCAATCTTTTCTATCAGGTCTTCGACAAGGGAGTCCTCGCCGACGGGGAGGGAAAGGAAATCGATTTTTCCAACACCGTGATCTTTCTGACCAGCAATCTTGCCTCCGGACAGTTGACCGCCTATGCGACAGACCACCCGGAAGCCGGATATGAAGAGCTGGTAAACCTCATCCGTCCCGAACTCTCAAGACATTTCAAGCCGGCCCTTCTGGCCAGGATGACCATCGTTCCCTATCTTCCCCTCAAGGGAGAATCCCTCGGGCGGATCGTCCGTCTGAAAACGGCGCGGCTGAGCCAGACATTCGCCCAGAACAACCAGGCCGAAATCCTGTTCGAAGACTCCCTGATCGCCCATCTTTCCGATCAGTGCGAGGCCTCCGAAGCCGGTGCACGAAACATCGACTACCTTCTCCAGAGCCGGATCCTTCCCGAAATTTCCCGAAAACTCATCGGCCGGCTCGCCGACGGAACCCTGTCGGGCAAAATCCGTGTCGGCATCTCTCCCGATGCCACGATGACGATCCTGTGGGATGACGAAGAAAGCCCGGTCTCCCGTAAAACGACCAAAAGGAAAGGGTAG
- a CDS encoding type VI secretion system Vgr family protein — protein sequence MPPEEAGHLSFALSVEGFAREDFSVVDFSGREAMNELFSFRIRLVCEKQDIDPDNTLGRPVTFRIDSSRDGTHSTTPYHGTFSEFRVLHQAIPYTFYEAVLVPRAHMLTRSMISEVYTSEKGIPDILEDLLKAEGLTSQDYSFGMSESYRSRSFVCRFEESALSFVDRWAEREGIAYYFDHDDHKDRLVFFDHPSRKPSWKKSLSYRPPSELDPGFSDDSLQEWSLRIVPLPHRIVVSDFNYRKANLEIEESRILDPRGKGTVRAFGENTRTNAEAQRQATILSEIHKVREKTCEGKTTATGIRAATTVHIKHHFRNDHNGTFFVTSVLHKGSQAAFLTSGFDVRSPKEQRQTHYEATFVAIPSDVAFRPQRTTPWPRIPGVSSAIIEAEGSGLFAELSEYGEYKVRFPFIFGQKRSQKNSGWIRMATPLAGADNGMHFPLHKETEVMVAFLGGDPDQPVILGAVHNSEHRALITNKNPGINVIRSIGGHSITLNDDGYA from the coding sequence ATGCCACCAGAAGAAGCCGGTCACCTCTCATTTGCCCTGTCAGTCGAAGGATTTGCCCGGGAAGATTTTTCGGTTGTCGATTTTTCGGGACGGGAAGCCATGAACGAGCTGTTTTCCTTCCGGATCCGGCTTGTCTGTGAAAAACAGGACATCGATCCGGACAATACCCTGGGCCGGCCAGTCACCTTCCGGATAGACTCCTCCCGGGACGGCACCCACTCCACCACCCCCTACCACGGGACATTCTCCGAATTCAGGGTCCTGCACCAGGCAATCCCCTACACCTTCTACGAAGCCGTTCTGGTTCCCAGGGCCCACATGCTGACCCGTTCCATGATCTCCGAGGTCTACACCTCGGAAAAAGGCATCCCCGACATTCTGGAAGATCTTCTGAAGGCAGAAGGGTTGACCTCCCAGGACTATTCCTTCGGAATGAGCGAATCCTACCGGAGCCGCTCATTCGTCTGCCGCTTCGAGGAATCCGCCCTCTCCTTCGTCGACCGCTGGGCCGAACGGGAAGGCATCGCCTATTACTTCGACCACGATGACCATAAAGACCGGCTCGTCTTTTTTGACCACCCTTCCCGAAAACCCTCATGGAAAAAATCGCTCTCCTACAGGCCACCATCCGAACTCGACCCGGGCTTTTCCGACGATTCTCTCCAGGAATGGTCCCTGCGGATCGTCCCGTTGCCCCACCGGATCGTCGTTTCGGACTTCAACTACCGGAAAGCCAATCTCGAGATCGAAGAAAGCCGGATTCTCGACCCACGGGGGAAGGGAACCGTCCGCGCGTTCGGAGAGAATACCCGGACAAACGCGGAAGCCCAGAGACAGGCGACGATCCTTTCGGAAATCCATAAGGTCCGCGAAAAGACCTGTGAAGGAAAAACCACCGCGACAGGAATCCGCGCCGCCACGACCGTCCATATAAAACATCATTTCCGGAACGACCATAACGGAACATTTTTTGTCACCTCAGTCCTTCACAAGGGATCCCAGGCCGCATTTCTGACCTCCGGATTCGATGTCCGGTCTCCAAAAGAACAGAGACAGACACACTACGAGGCCACATTCGTCGCAATCCCTTCCGATGTGGCCTTCCGGCCCCAGAGAACCACTCCATGGCCGAGGATTCCCGGAGTCTCAAGCGCCATCATCGAGGCCGAGGGGTCAGGCCTCTTTGCCGAACTCTCCGAATATGGAGAGTACAAGGTCCGATTTCCGTTCATCTTCGGACAAAAGCGATCCCAGAAAAACTCGGGATGGATCCGGATGGCCACACCGCTGGCGGGCGCCGACAACGGGATGCACTTTCCCCTCCACAAGGAGACCGAAGTCATGGTGGCCTTTCTGGGAGGAGACCCGGACCAGCCGGTGATTCTCGGAGCCGTCCACAACTCGGAGCACAGGGCCCTGATCACGAACAAAAATCCGGGGATCAACGTCATCCGGTCGATCGGAGGACACTCCATCACCCTGAACGACGACGGGTACGCATGA
- a CDS encoding DUF2169 domain-containing protein, giving the protein MKVIKPMMLGLLWKTYRRNGHRLSVTGTVCFPFATPDRPLTEQAMWPILAAECPEETVWDAGIPKDRGELLLSAHGYAYGGIPVETRRISVQVGSLRKEIALYGDRLWHKKNGEWIKSRPEPFCSMPIVYTRSFGGKDYPKNPTGKGFSLDPEESPVSLPNIESPLFPTISPETDTPPAGLGPLDLAWAERQSRTGQYQPGEIGTEPPELPANADWTLYNQAQSDQWLSGFWTGGESYLLEGLHPEFDRQSGRLPGIRVRAFATLDASRNRTFVEIPMHPETVWLFPHLEIGVVIHRGSMAIETDDASEVASLLLSAEDPGENRPESHYLAYRNRRDQRSPEDLSLYGDGPLLPLRLEDDPQANIGNVQYHMAHQSDEIGQRTRRILSKKLEKAGKSTQPPPAGAASSPIGEAQSSMEEKLRELRKELENPFSETPFQPGQFKTEELKKQMDEKIRDALSRIPDNALSKANLTREGPLSPKASMAPLKKDLENALSSTALKERLMSIDGSVPETDRTTVPLRPANGAFEAISGQVEDKLSALSDKIDTLVRSVHFFAPPPEDRPNAGRGRQKVLEQMKSSRNFRKWSLRGADLSGLDLSKCDFSESDLIGCDFSESDLTGSLFQGAWASHGRFLQTNLSGSKWDGANAGHSEMKGVRAIGASFQKTVLSGTTFEDCLLDNSRFDGADLSNISISRTRAKGCSFPGARFMRIEGALSPSSSQSDGQSERTLFRDVDFSGSNLEKSLFMKCDFLAVDFSGCQLPGATFLECCGPSTTFKRAILTKGVFAQSVQFQGSSFGSADLSGANLRGVDLSGSDFRGAILLGTDGSGGNWQHTNLSGVRAIGARFQKTDLRWVDGRWGDFRQAVFLKADLRFANFSGSSLYKGCVTEAQIDDSTLFDQALLGKTTITPGESK; this is encoded by the coding sequence ATGAAAGTCATCAAGCCCATGATGCTCGGACTCCTGTGGAAAACTTACCGGAGAAACGGACACAGGCTCTCTGTTACAGGAACGGTGTGTTTTCCCTTCGCCACACCGGATCGCCCCCTGACCGAGCAGGCCATGTGGCCGATTCTTGCCGCCGAATGTCCCGAAGAGACCGTCTGGGATGCCGGCATCCCCAAAGACAGGGGAGAACTTCTCCTGTCCGCCCACGGATACGCATACGGAGGAATCCCCGTCGAAACCCGGAGAATTTCCGTACAGGTCGGCTCTCTCCGAAAAGAGATTGCTCTTTACGGAGACCGGTTGTGGCACAAAAAAAACGGAGAATGGATCAAATCCCGGCCGGAGCCATTCTGTTCGATGCCGATTGTCTACACCCGAAGCTTCGGCGGGAAAGACTACCCCAAAAACCCCACAGGGAAAGGATTTTCATTAGATCCGGAGGAAAGTCCCGTCTCACTTCCAAACATCGAATCCCCCCTTTTTCCCACCATCTCGCCCGAGACCGACACACCTCCTGCCGGATTGGGGCCATTGGATCTCGCCTGGGCAGAACGGCAATCCCGAACAGGACAGTACCAGCCGGGAGAGATCGGAACCGAACCCCCGGAGCTTCCCGCAAATGCCGACTGGACCCTTTATAACCAGGCGCAATCCGATCAATGGCTATCCGGGTTCTGGACAGGCGGAGAGAGCTACCTCCTCGAAGGTCTTCATCCCGAATTCGACCGGCAATCCGGGAGACTTCCCGGGATCAGGGTTCGCGCTTTTGCCACCCTCGACGCAAGCCGGAACCGGACTTTTGTCGAAATCCCCATGCATCCGGAAACCGTCTGGCTCTTCCCGCACCTTGAAATCGGGGTTGTTATCCATCGCGGATCGATGGCCATCGAAACCGACGATGCGTCTGAGGTGGCCTCCCTGCTTCTGTCTGCGGAAGATCCCGGGGAGAATCGACCCGAAAGTCATTATCTCGCCTACAGGAATCGCCGGGATCAGCGAAGTCCGGAAGACCTCTCCCTTTACGGTGATGGACCGCTTTTGCCCCTCAGGCTCGAAGACGATCCACAGGCGAATATCGGGAACGTCCAGTATCACATGGCCCACCAGTCCGACGAGATCGGACAGAGGACCAGAAGAATCCTCTCCAAAAAGCTGGAAAAGGCCGGAAAATCGACGCAGCCTCCCCCGGCGGGAGCGGCCTCTTCCCCTATCGGTGAGGCCCAAAGTTCAATGGAGGAAAAGCTCCGGGAGCTTCGGAAAGAGCTGGAAAATCCTTTTTCCGAAACTCCATTCCAACCCGGACAGTTCAAAACAGAGGAACTCAAAAAACAGATGGACGAGAAGATCCGGGATGCGCTTTCCCGAATACCCGACAACGCCCTATCAAAGGCCAATCTCACCCGGGAGGGACCCCTGTCCCCGAAAGCCTCGATGGCCCCTCTGAAAAAAGATCTCGAAAATGCTCTCTCCAGCACAGCGCTGAAAGAACGCCTCATGTCGATCGATGGCTCAGTTCCGGAAACGGATCGGACAACAGTACCCCTTCGCCCCGCAAATGGCGCGTTCGAAGCAATCTCCGGACAGGTTGAAGACAAGCTCTCGGCCCTGTCGGACAAGATCGACACGCTTGTCCGTTCTGTCCATTTCTTTGCTCCTCCTCCAGAAGATCGACCCAACGCCGGTCGCGGCCGACAGAAAGTTCTGGAACAGATGAAAAGCAGCAGAAATTTCCGAAAATGGTCTCTTCGCGGGGCGGACTTGTCCGGTCTGGACCTCTCGAAATGCGACTTTTCAGAAAGCGACCTGATCGGATGCGATTTTTCAGAAAGTGATCTGACCGGATCCCTCTTTCAGGGCGCCTGGGCCTCCCATGGCCGTTTCCTGCAGACCAACCTTTCCGGCTCCAAGTGGGACGGAGCTAACGCCGGACACTCTGAAATGAAAGGTGTCCGGGCCATCGGGGCATCGTTTCAAAAAACCGTTTTGTCCGGAACGACATTTGAAGACTGTCTCCTGGACAATTCCCGCTTTGATGGCGCAGATCTCTCGAACATCTCCATATCACGGACAAGGGCGAAAGGATGCTCCTTTCCCGGAGCCAGGTTCATGCGGATCGAGGGAGCCCTTTCCCCATCCTCCTCCCAATCTGACGGCCAATCGGAAAGGACCCTTTTTCGAGATGTCGACTTCTCCGGATCGAATCTTGAAAAGTCCCTCTTCATGAAGTGCGACTTTCTCGCCGTCGACTTCTCCGGATGCCAGCTCCCGGGAGCCACATTTCTGGAGTGTTGTGGACCGTCGACCACGTTTAAAAGAGCGATCCTCACGAAAGGAGTCTTTGCACAGTCGGTCCAGTTCCAGGGATCCTCCTTCGGGTCGGCGGATCTCTCCGGAGCAAACCTCAGGGGAGTCGATCTCTCCGGATCGGATTTTCGGGGAGCCATTCTCCTCGGTACCGACGGATCCGGGGGGAACTGGCAACACACCAACCTTTCGGGAGTCAGGGCCATCGGAGCCCGCTTCCAGAAAACCGATCTCCGATGGGTTGATGGCCGATGGGGGGATTTCCGGCAAGCCGTCTTTCTGAAGGCTGACCTGAGATTTGCAAACTTCAGCGGCTCTTCCCTCTACAAGGGCTGTGTCACCGAAGCCCAAATAGACGACTCCACCCTTTTCGACCAAGCCCTTCTCGGGAAAACCACCATCACCCCGGGAGAAAGCAAATGA
- a CDS encoding pentapeptide repeat-containing protein, whose translation MTPETQKIVDMITDGEPVQEMDLSGFDLSGADLSHGIFINTRAIGARFDRCILKNTLFDSCDLSGSNWQASSLHLASFLKCRIHRAGFDHASGQNSRWVESDLSGSRFSDTLLNHSSWVDCVFDGTAFDGADLEKTSFVHGSFPGTSFSGAKIIKTAFIGQTLNQAFFAGAIFRNPIFIKVSLKGIDFSNMSLPMVQASSSDLSETRWVGSDIRLANFYQSDLTGAVLDGANAEKALFSESRMEGASARGAMLKMASFQKTSARTIDLTHADLSLSQWRQSDCEGANFTDSNVSFGDFSHANLKHSLFGGANLNRTNFHRALEDGADYSGSSRPLGRETDPELQEAEDFVPRNSP comes from the coding sequence ATGACCCCAGAAACTCAAAAAATCGTGGACATGATCACAGATGGAGAACCGGTCCAGGAGATGGATCTGTCCGGATTCGATCTCTCCGGAGCCGACCTTTCCCACGGAATCTTTATCAACACCCGGGCCATCGGAGCCCGATTTGACCGATGTATCCTGAAAAACACCCTTTTCGACTCCTGCGACCTTTCAGGTTCGAACTGGCAAGCTTCATCGCTTCACCTTGCCTCATTTCTCAAATGCCGGATCCACAGGGCCGGATTCGACCATGCCAGCGGCCAGAATTCACGCTGGGTGGAATCCGATCTTTCAGGAAGCCGATTTTCCGATACCCTCCTGAACCATTCCTCCTGGGTCGACTGCGTTTTCGACGGAACCGCCTTCGATGGGGCGGATCTCGAGAAGACGTCCTTCGTCCACGGAAGCTTCCCGGGAACCTCCTTTTCCGGAGCAAAGATCATCAAGACAGCCTTCATCGGACAAACCCTCAACCAGGCCTTTTTTGCGGGAGCCATCTTCCGGAACCCCATTTTCATCAAAGTCAGCCTCAAGGGGATCGACTTTTCGAACATGAGCCTCCCGATGGTCCAGGCCAGCTCTTCAGACCTCTCCGAAACCAGATGGGTCGGCTCCGACATCCGTTTGGCAAACTTCTACCAGTCTGATCTGACCGGGGCCGTTCTCGACGGAGCCAATGCGGAAAAGGCCCTCTTCTCGGAGAGCCGGATGGAGGGGGCCTCCGCGCGGGGGGCGATGCTCAAAATGGCCTCGTTTCAAAAAACCTCCGCCAGGACGATCGACCTGACCCATGCAGACCTGTCCTTGTCCCAATGGCGACAGTCCGACTGTGAAGGAGCGAATTTTACCGATTCGAATGTCTCCTTTGGAGATTTTTCCCATGCCAACCTGAAACATTCCCTTTTTGGAGGAGCCAACCTGAACAGGACAAACTTTCACCGCGCGCTTGAAGATGGAGCCGACTATTCGGGGTCTTCCCGCCCCCTGGGCAGGGAAACCGATCCCGAGCTTCAGGAAGCCGAGGACTTTGTTCCCCGAAACAGCCCATAG
- a CDS encoding DUF3540 domain-containing protein, producing the protein MPFPAISPYSEKSSSVFLAEVVSVEGPHLTCEHNGQRIPAIRGTSLLIDPVPGDRAVLIEAEEGLFLAIALLSTRSEGTSRSISLDEGLDIRSSGNISISTTEQIRIEGGTIEARAGTCRQSFSNLSIEATTAAITGNLLSFVARKLEQIAKTVETTAHWISSRAHTATKEVETLDRSTSGQTMIESASVISIGAKTTILRSTDLVKIDSDQIHLG; encoded by the coding sequence ATGCCTTTTCCCGCGATATCCCCCTATTCTGAAAAGTCCTCATCCGTCTTTCTGGCCGAAGTCGTCTCCGTGGAAGGTCCGCACCTCACCTGCGAACACAACGGACAACGGATCCCGGCCATCAGGGGAACGAGCCTTCTGATCGATCCCGTTCCCGGTGACAGGGCGGTCCTGATCGAAGCGGAAGAGGGGCTTTTCCTCGCCATTGCGCTTTTGTCCACCCGGTCCGAGGGAACATCCCGATCCATCTCCCTTGATGAAGGACTCGACATCCGATCCTCCGGAAACATTTCCATCTCCACGACCGAACAGATCCGGATTGAAGGCGGCACAATCGAGGCCAGGGCAGGGACTTGTCGCCAGTCTTTTTCCAATCTTTCCATCGAAGCCACCACAGCGGCCATCACAGGAAATCTTCTGTCCTTTGTCGCCAGGAAGCTCGAGCAGATCGCCAAAACCGTCGAGACAACGGCGCACTGGATTTCATCCCGCGCCCACACGGCGACGAAAGAGGTCGAAACGCTCGACCGCTCGACATCAGGACAGACCATGATCGAATCGGCCTCCGTGATTTCCATCGGAGCCAAAACCACCATTCTCCGTTCAACCGATCTGGTCAAGATCGATTCCGACCAGATCCATCTCGGATAG
- a CDS encoding DUF4150 domain-containing protein: protein MFANTQMGGMAMAFPDVCKTPAGPVIVPIPYPNVAAGPTGLPPVPTILFGGAPAHNLMTEIPLTQGDDAGVAGGVISSEMMGSAMCLDGANTVLLAGMPATRLTSPTLQNGINAPGACLVPSQVTVLLLAP, encoded by the coding sequence ATGTTCGCAAACACCCAGATGGGCGGAATGGCCATGGCTTTTCCGGATGTCTGCAAGACACCGGCGGGGCCGGTCATCGTCCCCATCCCCTACCCGAACGTCGCAGCGGGACCGACCGGACTCCCCCCCGTGCCGACGATTCTCTTCGGGGGAGCCCCCGCCCACAACCTCATGACAGAAATCCCCCTGACTCAAGGAGACGACGCCGGCGTCGCGGGCGGAGTCATCTCCTCGGAAATGATGGGAAGCGCCATGTGCCTCGACGGAGCCAACACCGTCCTCCTGGCCGGGATGCCCGCCACCAGGCTGACATCCCCCACCCTCCAGAACGGCATTAACGCCCCTGGAGCCTGTCTGGTCCCGAGCCAGGTAACCGTCCTTTTGCTGGCGCCATAA
- a CDS encoding type VI secretion lipoprotein TssJ, producing the protein MAQGKKVQSHRYHKVIPVALWLPFIVLILSGCTTIGINTAPDAKIRQKVHWTWEKQAITIHVIPDRNLNLSDKKPHTLIIGIAEISDPNGFLPLLQNPDRAMETLASGKKRSGILAVRRFIISPGTAGDIVLDRMRDAVYLGIIAGYSGYSSKKDIRIRPMAVRVRRSGIIFRSNHFRPARMAVRLILGPKHLESLQVLDTTRKKKHKKKQPDHPAPAKTPSAIRPL; encoded by the coding sequence ATGGCTCAAGGCAAAAAGGTTCAGTCTCATCGATATCACAAGGTGATCCCGGTGGCTTTATGGCTCCCGTTCATCGTTCTCATCCTTTCCGGATGCACAACGATCGGAATCAATACCGCCCCGGACGCCAAGATCCGACAGAAGGTCCATTGGACATGGGAAAAACAGGCCATCACCATCCATGTGATTCCGGACAGGAATCTGAACCTTTCCGACAAGAAGCCTCACACTCTGATCATCGGGATCGCCGAAATCAGCGATCCGAACGGCTTTCTTCCGCTTTTGCAGAACCCGGACAGGGCCATGGAAACCCTTGCCAGCGGCAAGAAGCGATCCGGAATCCTGGCCGTCAGGCGATTTATCATTTCTCCCGGCACCGCTGGTGACATCGTCCTCGACCGGATGCGGGATGCCGTCTACCTGGGAATCATCGCCGGCTATTCCGGCTACTCCTCCAAAAAGGATATCCGCATCCGGCCGATGGCTGTCCGTGTCAGACGCTCCGGAATCATTTTCCGGAGCAACCATTTTCGTCCAGCCAGAATGGCTGTCCGGCTGATTCTTGGGCCAAAACATCTTGAAAGCCTTCAGGTCCTTGATACCACCAGGAAGAAGAAACACAAGAAGAAACAACCGGACCATCCCGCTCCGGCCAAAACACCTTCGGCCATCAGGCCCCTTTAG